One Natronorubrum halophilum genomic window, CCGCGTGCGTTCGTCGCGAGTCGGGGTCGTCACGAGACTGCCCCGTCGAACAGCGACAGCCGAGTCGAAGGTATTCCGAACCACTCCAAATCGATAGCGCGACGTGTTTTTTCCCGAACACCGCATGACAACGTTTACAAGGGTCGCTATGAAGTCCTACCTATGTCAATAGGAGTCTGTTACTTCCCGGAACACTGGCCGCGCGAGCGGTGGAAGACGGATATCCGGCAGATGGCCGACGCGGGCATCGAATACGTTCGAATGGCCGAGTTTTCGTGGCGCGTGCTCGAGCCCGAACGCGGCGAGTTCGACTTCGAGTGGCTCGACGAAATCGTCGACCTGATCGGCGAGTACGGAATGCAGGCCGTCCTCTGTACGCCGACGGCGTCACCGCCGCGATGGCTGGTGGCGGACCGCCCCGAAATCCTCCAGACGGACCGCGACGGAACGGTCAGATCGGTCGGGAGTCGCCGTCACTACTGTTTCAACTCGACGGCGTATCGCGAGGAGACCGAACGCGTCGTCAGTGCGATGGCGGAGCGCTATGCCGACGAGCCGACGGTCGTCGGCTGGCAGACCGACAACGAATACGGCTGTCACGGAACGACCCGCTGTTACTGCGACGACTGTACCACCGCGTTCCGGGACTGGGCTCGAGAAAGATACGGGACCGTCGACGCGCTCAACGACGCGTGGGGAACGACCTTCTGGAGCCAGCAGTACGACGATTTCGAACAGCTCGACGTCCCCCGCCCGACGCCCGCACAGGATCACCCCTCGCTGGTGCTCGACTTCGCCCGCTTCTCGAGCGATAGCGTCGTCGAGTACAATCGGCTGCAGGCGGATCTCCTGCGCGAAGCGAACGACGAGTGGTTCGTCACGCACAATTTCATGAACCTGTTCGAGTCGCTGGACGCCTACGACTTCGGTGACGACCTCGATCTGATCTCGTGGGACTCGTATCCGACCGGTCACGCCCAACAGGCCGCCGGCGAGACGACGCGCGACGAACTCCGTGCGGGCAATCCCGATCTGCTCGCGTTCAACCACGACCTCTATCGGAGCGTACTGGACCGCCCCTTCTGGGTGATGGAACAACAGCCGGGAGACGTCAACTGGCCGCCTCACTCCGCACAGCCCGCAGCGGGAGCGATGCGCCTGTGGGCGCACCACGCGACCGCTCACGGTGCCGATGCGGTCGTCTACTTCCGCTGGCGACGGTGCCTCGAGGGACAGGAGCAGTACCACGCCGGCCTTCGAAAGCAAGACGGGACGCCGGACCGTGGCTATCACGACGCGACGCAGACCGCTGGGGAACTGTTCGACGTCGACGACGTCGACGCGCCCGTCGCCGTGGTTCACGACTACGAGAACGCGTGGGCGCTCGGCGAACAGTCCCACGCCCCCGATTTCGACTACTGGCAGCTGTTACAGTCGTTCTACGCGGCGCTTCGAGCTCACGGCGTGCAGGTCGACATCGTCCCCCCGGAACGCGATCTCGAATCCTACGACGCGGTCGTCGCCCCCGCCCTTCACCTCCTAACCGAATCGGTGGCGGACCGGTTGACCAAGTATGTCGAATCCGGCGGCGAGCTGCTGCTCGGCCCGCGGACGGGCGTCAAGGACGAGTCCAACAAGCTCCGGTCCGACCCCCATCCCGGTCCACTCTCCGCCCTCGTCGGCGCGACCGTCGACCAACACGAGACGCTTCCGGCGCAGTTCGAGCGGACCGTCGTTCGCACCGACGACGCGCACACCGACTACGCGTTCCGGACGTGGGCCGAGTGGCTCACCGCCGATGCGGCCGAGTCGCTGCTCGAGTACGCGGGCGACGATATCGAAGCCGGACGAACGGCGGCCGTTCGAAACGCGGTCGGCGAGGGTCGCGTCGTCTACTGCGGCGTCTGGCCCGAGACCGACCTCGCAAACGACCTCGTCCGTTCGCTCCTCGATCGCGCCGGCGTCCGCCGCGCGGATCCGCTCCCCGAGGGCGTGCGCGTCGCCCAACGGGGCGGCTACACGTGGGTGATGAACTTCAGGAGCGATCCGATCGCGGTGACGGTCGAATCGGACGCGTCGTGGCGACTCGGCGGCTCGAAGGTCGATCCGTTCGATCTCGCGATCGCCGACGCCGACGTGGTCGACGGCCTTTCCGCGCGGGTCCTCGAGTAGCGTGAGGAAGCGATTCGGGTCGGTGGACGCGGAGTACGAAGACATCCTCGTGGAAATAGTCTCGAGCGCCGAATAACCGTCCCGAGTCGGCTTTTCTACATGAGCGCGACCGAAGCGGACGGTTTCGTCCGTTGGTATCGCACTGAACGCGCGACCACTGCCCGATCGCTGGATCGGCGGTCGACTGTCTGATACCCATACTAATTTAGTCGTTCCGGGCGAAGACGGGGTATGAGTCGGAGTAACCGTGCGGCCGTTCGCGTCGGCGTTCGAACCCGTTCTCTCTCGAGAGGTAGATTACGATATGTCCGACAGCTCGGCGCGACGGACATCTTCGTCGATCACGCCGACACGGACGAGGAGCCCGACGAATTCAACGACCGCGACGGCTCCGAGACGATCTCGGTCGGCCCCGGTCAGATTCCG contains:
- a CDS encoding beta-galactosidase, translated to MSIGVCYFPEHWPRERWKTDIRQMADAGIEYVRMAEFSWRVLEPERGEFDFEWLDEIVDLIGEYGMQAVLCTPTASPPRWLVADRPEILQTDRDGTVRSVGSRRHYCFNSTAYREETERVVSAMAERYADEPTVVGWQTDNEYGCHGTTRCYCDDCTTAFRDWARERYGTVDALNDAWGTTFWSQQYDDFEQLDVPRPTPAQDHPSLVLDFARFSSDSVVEYNRLQADLLREANDEWFVTHNFMNLFESLDAYDFGDDLDLISWDSYPTGHAQQAAGETTRDELRAGNPDLLAFNHDLYRSVLDRPFWVMEQQPGDVNWPPHSAQPAAGAMRLWAHHATAHGADAVVYFRWRRCLEGQEQYHAGLRKQDGTPDRGYHDATQTAGELFDVDDVDAPVAVVHDYENAWALGEQSHAPDFDYWQLLQSFYAALRAHGVQVDIVPPERDLESYDAVVAPALHLLTESVADRLTKYVESGGELLLGPRTGVKDESNKLRSDPHPGPLSALVGATVDQHETLPAQFERTVVRTDDAHTDYAFRTWAEWLTADAAESLLEYAGDDIEAGRTAAVRNAVGEGRVVYCGVWPETDLANDLVRSLLDRAGVRRADPLPEGVRVAQRGGYTWVMNFRSDPIAVTVESDASWRLGGSKVDPFDLAIADADVVDGLSARVLE